In the Mytilus galloprovincialis chromosome 10, xbMytGall1.hap1.1, whole genome shotgun sequence genome, one interval contains:
- the LOC143049315 gene encoding uncharacterized protein LOC143049315 produces the protein MVCYETEIKILLKNMSRRYRFMDNERHKNNSTEKTKAIEYRCCTNCSYSCYNSEKTENYTYPGNHHEETYTNRSVECTDIESSFHVKDLKAACAIQLCSSIENCTRPIQTTTDKIHRNSSNLTLLIAENYCNEEYKYSDLVNDNHSLSNLQLCASTKEFEQSHSIDSYIGLMLKYELIRLMTFKEVITQVSAFRLAQSGFFHTSYTTKCFSCGVTYGEWKHWNKVIDVHRMISPKCKMVLCTESMNKSVNSKTTEDMFRELEIRSILKNNVTHERTIAKYKMNAIPIGIAVIINNEIFDGEFEDRTGTHIDAEKLNKLWKDLKFEVDYHYNLTAAQMIQTACDIARLDHTKYDSLVFCVLTHGANGVLYGKDENFVHTQQIIDLYLSSRCPTLAGKPKLFFIQACQGTNTQEGLQLSTDTTHIHPDNCHREIIPNEADFLVSFSTVRGCVSYRCPQNGTWYINSLVKNLRKMSKKRDLIAIMTKVNKDVKDKSFQDGSNTYTQIPIYNSTLCKDVFLD, from the exons ATGGTTTGTTATGAGACAGAAATTAAAATTCTACTCAAAAATATGTCCAGAAGATATAGATTCATGGATAATGAAAGACATAAAAATAACTCTACGGAAAAAACGAAAGCCATAGAGTACAGGTGCTGCACTAACTGTTCATATTCTTGTTATAATAGCGAGAAGACCGAAAATTACACTTATCCGGGTAACCATCATGAAGAAACATATACAAACAGATCTGTAGAATGCACTGACATTGAATCAAGCTTTCATGTTAAGGATTTAAAAGCAGCTTGTGCAATTCAATTGTGTTCTTCAATAGAAAACTGTACTAGACCTATACAAACCACGACTGACAAAATACACAGAAATTCCAGTAATTTAACATTACTAATAGCGGAAAACTACTGCAATGAAGAATATAAATATAGTGATTTGGTTAACGATAACCATTCTCTGTCAAATTTACAATTGTGTGCCAGTACAAAAGAATTTGAACAAAGCCATTCTATTGACAGTTATATCGGACTTATGCTTAAATACGAATTGATACGTTTGATGACGTTTAAAGAAGTAATTACTCAAGTTAGTGCTTTTAGACTTGCTCAAAGCGGGTTTTTCCATACGTCTTATACGACGAAGTGTTTTAGTTGCGGTGTTACCTATGGCGAATGGAAACACTGGAATAAAGTTATTGATGTTCATCGTATGATATCACCTAAATGCAA GATGGTATTATGCACAGAAAGTATGAATAAAAGCGTAAATAGTAAAACCACAGAAGATATGTTTAGAGAATTGGAAATCAGATCAATTTTAA AAAACAATGTCACCCATGAAAGAACAATAGCAAAGTACAAAATGAACGCAATACCAATAG GTATTGcagtaataataaataatgagATATTTGATGGAGAATTTGAAGATCGAACTGGAACACATATTGATGCAG aaaaactAAACAAATTGTGGAAAGATCTGAAATTTGAAGTTGATTACCACTACAACCTTACTGCTGCTCAGATGATACAAACAGCTTGCGATATTGCAAGACTGGATCACACAAAATACGATAGCCTCGTATTTTGTGTGTTAACGCATGGAGCTAATGGAGTACTTTACGGAAAAGACGAGAATTTTGTGCATACACAACAAATCATTGATTTGTACCTTAGCAGCCGATGTCCAACTTTGGCTGGAAAACCAAAATTGTTCTTTATACAGGCTTGTCAAGGAACCAACACCCAAGAAG GATTACAGTTATCAACAGACACTACTCATATACATCCTGACAATTGTCACAGAGAAATCATTCCAAATGAAGCTGATTTCCTGGTGAGCTTTTCCACTGTTAGAGGTTGTGTTTCTTACCGTTGCCCACAAAATGGAACTTGGTATATAAACAGCCTGGTTAAAAATCTCAGGAAAATGTCCAAAAA ACGCGATCTCATAGCAATAATGACAAAAGTGAACAAAGATGTAAAGGACAAATCATTTCAAGATGGCAGCAACACTTACACACAGATTCCTATATACAACTCAACATTATGTAAAGATGTCTTCCTGGATTGA